One segment of Alistipes finegoldii DSM 17242 DNA contains the following:
- a CDS encoding V-type ATP synthase subunit I, which translates to MAKYDFVLYAAQSEDFIEKLRELGLVDITTTGWEPSEEDRQLLLDIEGHAKAFEFLRNFRAEEGRCKAGAKPFATGAEAYEHYAAAHQQATALHAEIGRLEKTADELRPWGEFSPERTRSLAEQGIVLRYFLTPKSNYDKFEAQWAERYTIAPINRTESTVYFVVVAAPGEEVTLDAQEMKTPSMDIREAERRIAEARKELSALDAEFSRVAVSEKLLAAHAASLKEQLQGVRVKATAQQAADGTLVVMEGWAEKETSDKVDALLEQYPNVVYLKGDPTPEDDTPVKLKNNWFARIFELVGDMYARPKYGTMDLTPFFAPFYMLFFGICLNDAGYGAILALLGAWMLAKNRQPGMMRQAAWFATLCGLTTVVVGLACGSVFGVNLKEYFPSIPFFDFQGSFFSIALAIGVVQIVFGMMLKVVMISATVGFRYSLGTLGWLLVILGGSIAGGLPLLNPEWVIPFYTTSSPAFYATLGVGAVLMLFFNSPGKNPLLNFGLGLWDTYNNLTGILSDVLSYIRLFAIGLSGGILATVFNALADGFVPEGSGIVVRLLIMIPILLVGHGINLFMSTISSFVHPMRLTFVEFYKNAGFEMSMRSFDPLRKIENSENK; encoded by the coding sequence ATGGCGAAATACGACTTTGTGCTCTATGCGGCGCAAAGCGAGGATTTTATCGAAAAGCTGCGCGAACTCGGCTTGGTGGACATCACCACTACGGGCTGGGAACCCTCCGAGGAGGACCGCCAGCTGCTGCTCGATATCGAAGGACACGCCAAGGCGTTCGAATTCCTGCGCAACTTCCGCGCGGAAGAGGGGCGCTGCAAGGCCGGTGCGAAGCCGTTTGCAACCGGCGCCGAGGCCTACGAACACTACGCCGCGGCGCATCAGCAGGCGACGGCGCTCCACGCCGAAATCGGCCGTCTCGAAAAAACGGCCGACGAACTGCGTCCGTGGGGAGAATTCTCGCCTGAGAGAACCCGCTCGCTCGCCGAGCAGGGCATCGTGCTGCGATATTTCCTCACTCCGAAGAGCAATTACGACAAGTTCGAGGCCCAGTGGGCGGAACGCTATACCATCGCGCCGATCAACCGCACCGAATCGACGGTCTATTTCGTCGTCGTGGCGGCTCCCGGCGAGGAGGTGACGCTCGACGCGCAGGAGATGAAAACCCCGTCGATGGATATCCGCGAAGCGGAACGCCGCATCGCCGAAGCCCGGAAGGAGCTGAGCGCCCTCGACGCCGAATTCTCGCGCGTCGCGGTTTCGGAGAAGCTGCTCGCGGCGCATGCCGCCTCGCTGAAGGAACAGCTGCAGGGCGTGCGCGTGAAGGCTACGGCGCAGCAGGCGGCCGACGGAACGCTGGTCGTCATGGAGGGCTGGGCCGAGAAGGAGACTTCGGACAAGGTCGATGCCCTTTTGGAGCAGTATCCCAACGTCGTGTACCTCAAGGGCGATCCGACTCCTGAGGACGATACGCCCGTGAAACTGAAAAACAACTGGTTCGCTCGCATTTTCGAGCTGGTGGGCGACATGTACGCCCGCCCGAAGTACGGTACGATGGACCTGACGCCTTTCTTCGCGCCGTTCTACATGCTTTTCTTCGGCATCTGCCTGAACGACGCCGGTTACGGCGCCATTCTGGCCCTGCTGGGGGCGTGGATGCTGGCCAAGAACCGGCAACCCGGCATGATGCGTCAGGCCGCGTGGTTCGCCACGTTGTGCGGCTTGACGACGGTCGTCGTGGGACTGGCCTGCGGTTCGGTGTTCGGCGTGAATCTCAAGGAGTACTTCCCTTCGATCCCGTTCTTCGACTTCCAAGGCAGTTTCTTCTCGATCGCCTTGGCGATCGGCGTGGTGCAGATCGTGTTCGGCATGATGCTGAAGGTCGTCATGATCTCGGCTACCGTCGGATTCCGCTATTCGCTCGGTACGCTGGGCTGGCTGCTGGTGATCCTCGGCGGAAGCATCGCCGGCGGTCTGCCGCTGCTCAATCCCGAATGGGTGATTCCGTTCTACACCACCTCGTCGCCCGCGTTCTATGCGACGCTCGGCGTGGGTGCGGTGCTGATGCTGTTCTTCAATTCGCCGGGCAAGAATCCGCTGCTGAACTTCGGTCTGGGATTGTGGGATACCTATAATAATCTGACGGGCATCCTCTCCGACGTGCTGTCGTACATCCGTCTGTTCGCCATCGGACTCTCTGGCGGCATCCTCGCCACGGTGTTCAATGCGCTGGCCGACGGCTTCGTGCCCGAAGGTTCGGGCATCGTCGTGCGGCTGCTGATCATGATTCCGATTCTGCTCGTCGGCCACGGCATCAACCTCTTCATGTCCACCATTTCGTCGTTCGTGCACCCGATGCGTCTGACGTTCGTCGAATTCTATAAAAATGCAGGTTTCGAGATGTCGATGCGTTCGTTCGATCCCCTGCGCAAAATCGAAAATTCGGAAAACAAATAA
- a CDS encoding DUF2764 family protein — MFATEYYCLVAGLKEYSLDADTKGFDAKAIVGEILDGVSASDAAQVRLLYGYYDCENIASLRAGRSAHNPLGNFTREELEEEMKAPKRLPAAVGRVLRAYADPEGVDAEEVDTAQRFETALFDAYYATCSRAKSRFLREWSEFDRTLRNVTAAVTARAAGRPVEEVTVGGGDVVEQLERSSAADFGLRGELPYIDAVIAAVNDEANLVEKEHKIDLIRWNEATELATFDYFDINTILSYLARVNIVARWTQLDAVRGREMFDRLMAELDGRELVNRI, encoded by the coding sequence ATGTTCGCAACGGAATATTATTGTCTGGTAGCCGGACTGAAGGAGTACTCCCTCGACGCCGACACCAAGGGTTTCGACGCCAAAGCCATCGTCGGGGAGATTCTCGACGGCGTTTCGGCTTCGGATGCGGCTCAGGTGCGTCTGCTGTACGGCTACTACGATTGTGAGAATATCGCTTCGCTGCGCGCGGGGCGCTCGGCGCACAATCCGCTGGGCAACTTCACGCGCGAGGAGCTGGAAGAGGAGATGAAGGCTCCCAAGCGTTTACCCGCCGCCGTGGGCCGCGTGCTGCGTGCCTATGCCGATCCCGAAGGGGTGGACGCCGAGGAGGTCGATACGGCGCAGCGTTTCGAAACCGCGCTGTTCGACGCCTATTACGCCACCTGCAGCCGTGCCAAGAGCCGCTTTCTGCGCGAGTGGTCGGAGTTCGACCGCACCCTGCGCAACGTGACGGCCGCCGTGACGGCCCGTGCCGCGGGCCGTCCGGTCGAGGAGGTGACCGTGGGCGGGGGCGACGTGGTCGAACAGCTGGAGCGCAGTTCGGCCGCCGATTTCGGTCTGCGGGGCGAGCTGCCCTACATCGACGCCGTGATCGCCGCCGTGAACGACGAGGCGAATCTGGTCGAGAAGGAGCACAAGATCGACCTGATCCGCTGGAACGAGGCCACCGAGCTGGCGACGTTCGACTATTTCGACATCAATACCATTCTGTCCTATCTGGCGCGCGTCAATATCGTGGCCCGCTGGACGCAGTTGGACGCCGTGCGCGGTCGTGAGATGTTCGACCGCCTGATGGCCGAGCTGGACGGCAGGGAGCTGGTGAACAGGATATAG
- a CDS encoding alpha-mannosidase — protein MKPNRFMLALAALCFAAGGASAQQTDGKSVAPKTYKAYMVSDAHLDTQWNWDVQTTIREYIPRTLFQNLYLMERFPDYRFSFEGGVVYSWMKEYYPMHYERMKKYIASGQWHIAGASWDANDPNMPSAESFFRNILLGQEFYKKEFGVRSTDIFLPDCFGFGYTLPTIAAHSGLIGMSTQKLSWRNHDFYDAPYHKKNPFSWGVWYGIDGSSVIAAFDTGGYNSELPENVQYNERLMERAAHGYDNTCFRYYAGGGEGVGDKGNSGTVTTCRRLTKAINDPNAPIEIISATSDDLFKAYLGRKAELPSFDGELLMDVHATGCYTSQTAMKYYNRRNEELTGAAERAAVAADWLGALAYDQRKLTEIWQRFIWHQFHDDLTGTSIPEAYTWSWNDELIALRQGGDVMNSAVGALSYSLDTRVKGTPVVVYNAVTYPVKAVVEAEIPLVAKAKGVAVYGPDGRRVAAQILSREGDKAVIAFAADVKSVGYAVYDVRPASPARSSALNVNGNTIENAVYKVTLDKNGDIASLVDKRYGRELVEQGKAFRLAIFEGNPSNEWPAWEVLKEVVDKTPRAVTDNVSVSVGEEGSVRASLKVERTYGDSKFTQYITLTDGAQDDRIDIRTTVDWNSRNTLLKAEFPMSVSNAKAAYDLGIGFIERGNNTATAYEVPALKWADLTDADGSYGISVLNDCKYGWDKPADNTIRLTLIHTPSTEKRYPHQRDLDLGVNHFTYSIVGHKGTDRSGVVAASEQLNLPLVAYVAPKHAGSLGRTFSMLESSTPQIGVRALKKAEDGDGYIVRCYELTGKPVENARITFPAQILSAEECNGIEEKIGAAETEGRSLIVSAGKFAPKTYRVRLAAPAQKSAFEVKSAPVTLSYNTVAFTTDEFYTYYRFDNQRGSFAAELIPAELTCNGVRFVMGEENVKDAVTCRSQEIELPEGGYRKLYMLVAASDKECEALFKVGDSEQAVYVPLWKGFYGQWGWRGHSEAFLKDATIAHIGTHRHQGDEGNLPYDFSYMYMVSLDIPEGARTVTLPENKNVAVFAMTASDNGIDDVLPVSGTFIRPDVK, from the coding sequence ATGAAACCGAACCGATTTATGCTGGCCTTGGCCGCGTTGTGCTTTGCCGCAGGCGGCGCTTCGGCGCAGCAGACCGACGGCAAGTCCGTGGCGCCCAAGACCTACAAGGCCTACATGGTCAGCGACGCCCATCTCGACACCCAGTGGAACTGGGACGTGCAGACGACCATCCGCGAGTACATCCCCCGCACGCTGTTCCAGAACCTCTACCTCATGGAACGCTTCCCCGACTACCGCTTCAGCTTCGAAGGCGGCGTCGTCTATTCGTGGATGAAGGAGTACTATCCCATGCATTACGAGCGGATGAAGAAATACATCGCTTCGGGCCAGTGGCATATCGCCGGCGCGTCGTGGGACGCCAACGACCCCAACATGCCTTCGGCCGAGTCGTTCTTCCGCAACATCCTGCTCGGACAGGAGTTCTATAAAAAGGAGTTCGGCGTGCGTTCGACCGATATTTTCCTGCCCGACTGCTTCGGCTTCGGCTATACGCTGCCGACCATCGCGGCCCACAGCGGCCTGATCGGCATGTCCACGCAGAAGCTCAGCTGGCGCAATCACGACTTTTACGACGCTCCCTACCACAAGAAGAATCCCTTCTCGTGGGGCGTGTGGTACGGCATCGACGGCAGTTCGGTGATCGCAGCCTTCGATACGGGCGGCTATAACTCGGAACTTCCTGAGAATGTGCAGTATAATGAACGCCTGATGGAGCGCGCCGCCCACGGTTATGACAACACCTGCTTCCGCTACTATGCCGGCGGCGGCGAAGGGGTCGGCGACAAGGGCAACAGCGGTACGGTGACCACTTGCCGCCGTCTGACCAAGGCGATCAACGACCCGAACGCCCCGATCGAGATCATCAGCGCCACGAGCGACGACCTGTTCAAGGCCTACCTCGGCCGCAAAGCCGAGCTGCCCTCTTTCGACGGCGAATTGCTGATGGACGTGCACGCTACGGGCTGCTATACTTCGCAGACCGCCATGAAATACTACAACCGCCGCAACGAGGAGCTGACCGGCGCCGCCGAGCGCGCTGCGGTCGCCGCCGACTGGCTCGGTGCGCTGGCTTACGACCAGCGGAAACTCACCGAGATCTGGCAGCGTTTCATCTGGCACCAGTTCCACGACGACCTGACGGGTACGAGTATCCCTGAGGCCTATACGTGGTCGTGGAACGACGAGCTGATCGCCCTGCGGCAGGGCGGCGACGTGATGAATTCGGCGGTCGGCGCGCTGAGCTATTCGCTCGATACGCGCGTCAAGGGTACGCCCGTGGTGGTCTACAACGCCGTGACCTATCCCGTCAAAGCCGTTGTCGAGGCCGAGATTCCGCTCGTCGCCAAAGCCAAGGGCGTGGCCGTATACGGTCCCGACGGCCGCCGCGTGGCCGCGCAGATTCTCAGCCGCGAGGGCGACAAGGCCGTGATCGCATTCGCCGCCGACGTGAAGTCGGTGGGGTATGCCGTCTACGACGTCCGTCCGGCATCGCCCGCCAGATCGTCGGCGCTGAACGTGAACGGCAATACGATCGAGAACGCCGTTTACAAGGTGACGCTCGACAAGAACGGCGACATCGCGTCGCTCGTGGACAAGCGTTACGGCCGTGAACTGGTCGAGCAGGGCAAGGCCTTCCGTCTGGCGATTTTCGAAGGCAATCCGTCGAACGAATGGCCCGCATGGGAGGTGCTGAAGGAGGTCGTGGACAAGACCCCGCGCGCCGTTACCGACAACGTTTCGGTATCCGTCGGCGAAGAGGGGTCCGTGCGCGCTTCGCTCAAGGTGGAGCGCACGTACGGCGATTCGAAGTTCACGCAGTACATTACGCTGACCGACGGTGCGCAGGACGACCGCATCGACATCCGTACGACGGTGGACTGGAACAGCCGCAATACGCTGCTCAAAGCCGAGTTCCCGATGTCGGTGAGCAATGCGAAAGCCGCTTACGACCTCGGCATCGGTTTTATCGAGCGCGGCAACAACACGGCCACGGCATACGAAGTGCCCGCCCTGAAGTGGGCCGACCTGACCGACGCCGACGGTTCGTACGGCATCTCGGTGCTCAACGACTGCAAATACGGCTGGGACAAGCCCGCCGACAATACGATCCGTCTGACGCTGATCCACACTCCCTCGACCGAAAAACGTTACCCGCACCAGCGCGATCTCGATCTGGGCGTCAATCACTTCACCTATTCGATCGTAGGACATAAGGGAACCGACCGCAGCGGCGTTGTGGCCGCATCGGAACAGCTCAACCTGCCGCTCGTGGCTTACGTGGCTCCCAAGCATGCGGGATCGCTGGGCCGTACCTTCTCGATGCTGGAGTCCTCGACTCCGCAGATCGGCGTGCGTGCGCTGAAGAAGGCCGAGGACGGCGACGGATATATCGTGCGCTGCTACGAGCTGACCGGCAAGCCCGTCGAGAACGCCCGCATCACCTTCCCGGCTCAGATTCTCTCGGCCGAGGAGTGCAACGGCATCGAGGAGAAGATCGGTGCAGCCGAGACCGAGGGCCGTTCGCTGATCGTTTCGGCCGGCAAATTCGCTCCCAAAACCTACCGCGTGCGGCTGGCCGCTCCTGCGCAGAAGTCCGCGTTCGAGGTGAAGAGCGCGCCCGTGACGCTGTCTTACAATACGGTGGCCTTCACGACAGACGAGTTCTACACCTATTACCGTTTCGACAATCAGCGGGGCAGCTTCGCCGCCGAACTGATTCCCGCCGAACTGACCTGCAACGGCGTACGGTTCGTGATGGGCGAGGAGAACGTCAAGGACGCCGTGACGTGCCGCAGTCAGGAGATCGAACTGCCCGAAGGCGGTTACAGGAAGCTCTACATGCTGGTGGCCGCTTCGGACAAGGAGTGCGAGGCCCTCTTCAAGGTGGGCGACTCCGAGCAGGCCGTCTATGTGCCGCTTTGGAAAGGCTTCTACGGACAGTGGGGCTGGCGCGGACACAGCGAAGCGTTCCTCAAGGATGCGACGATCGCGCATATCGGCACGCACCGCCATCAGGGCGACGAGGGCAACCTGCCTTACGACTTCTCTTACATGTATATGGTTTCTCTCGATATTCCCGAAGGTGCGCGGACGGTGACGCTGCCCGAAAACAAGAACGTGGCGGTATTCGCCATGACGGCTTCGGACAACGGCATCGACGACGTGCTTCCGGTGAGCGGCACTTTCATCCGTCCGGATGTGAAGTAA
- a CDS encoding ATPase yields the protein MESTTAIILGYLGVALMVGLSGVASCIGTSIAGMASVGAMKKNGGAFGSYMILSAIPGSQGLYGFVGYFIIKGFLTDSMTLLQGAAIFGAGLLTGLVCLASSYFQSKVCANGIAAIGNGHDVMGKTLILAAFPELYAILTVAAVFLIAGAI from the coding sequence ATGGAATCAACAACTGCAATTATTTTGGGCTATCTCGGCGTAGCGCTGATGGTGGGCCTTTCGGGCGTAGCGAGCTGTATCGGTACTTCGATCGCCGGTATGGCGTCGGTGGGCGCCATGAAGAAAAACGGCGGCGCTTTCGGTAGCTACATGATCCTCTCGGCCATTCCCGGTTCGCAGGGTCTCTACGGTTTCGTGGGCTACTTCATCATCAAGGGCTTCCTGACCGATTCGATGACGCTGCTGCAGGGTGCCGCCATCTTCGGCGCCGGTCTGCTGACGGGTCTGGTCTGCCTCGCTTCGTCGTACTTCCAGTCGAAGGTCTGCGCCAACGGTATCGCCGCTATCGGCAACGGCCACGACGTGATGGGTAAGACGCTTATTCTGGCCGCCTTCCCTGAGTTGTACGCCATTCTTACGGTAGCCGCCGTGTTCCTCATCGCGGGCGCTATCTGA
- a CDS encoding V-type ATP synthase subunit B has translation MTTRAFQKIYTKIDNITKATVTLRALGVGNDELATVGGKLAQVVKIMGENVTLQVFSGTEGIATDSEVVFHGEPPKLRVSDNLAGRFFNAYGEPLEGGEIVEGEPREIGGPTVNPFKRIQPSELIATGIAGIDLNNTIVTGQKIPFFADPDQPYNAVMANVALRAKADKIILGGMGLTNDDFLYFKSVFENAGALDRIVSFVNTTENPPVERLLVPDMALTAAEYFAVDKGEKVLVLLTDMTLYADALAIVSNRMDQIPSKDSMPGSLYSDLAKIYEKAVQLPNGGSITIIAVTTLSGGDITHAIPDNTGYITEGQLFLRNDSDTGKVIVDPFRSLSRLKQLVIGKKTREDHPQVMNACVRLYADAANAKTKLENGFDLSDYDERTLKFAFDYSEKLLSIDVNIGITEMLDTAWGLFAKYFSKEEVAIKEELIKKYWKEA, from the coding sequence ATGACAACACGAGCTTTTCAGAAGATATATACCAAGATTGACAACATCACCAAGGCGACCGTGACGCTCCGGGCGCTGGGCGTCGGCAACGACGAACTGGCTACCGTGGGCGGCAAGCTGGCGCAGGTGGTGAAGATTATGGGCGAGAACGTGACGTTGCAGGTGTTCTCCGGAACCGAGGGCATCGCCACCGATTCGGAGGTCGTCTTCCACGGCGAACCCCCGAAACTGCGCGTGTCGGACAACCTCGCGGGCCGCTTCTTCAACGCCTACGGCGAGCCGCTCGAAGGCGGTGAGATCGTCGAGGGCGAGCCGCGCGAGATCGGCGGCCCGACGGTGAACCCCTTCAAGCGTATCCAGCCTTCGGAGCTGATCGCCACGGGTATCGCCGGCATCGACCTCAACAATACGATCGTCACGGGGCAGAAGATTCCCTTCTTCGCCGACCCCGACCAGCCCTATAACGCCGTGATGGCCAACGTGGCCCTGCGCGCCAAGGCCGACAAGATCATTCTGGGCGGCATGGGCCTCACCAACGACGACTTTCTCTACTTCAAGTCCGTCTTCGAGAACGCCGGTGCGCTGGACCGCATCGTGTCGTTCGTCAATACGACCGAGAACCCGCCCGTGGAGCGTCTGCTCGTTCCCGACATGGCGCTGACCGCCGCCGAATACTTCGCCGTGGACAAGGGCGAGAAGGTGCTGGTGCTGCTGACCGACATGACGCTCTACGCCGATGCGCTGGCTATCGTGTCGAACCGCATGGACCAGATTCCGTCGAAGGACTCGATGCCCGGTTCGCTTTATTCGGACTTGGCGAAGATCTACGAGAAGGCCGTGCAGCTGCCCAACGGCGGTTCGATCACCATCATCGCCGTGACGACCCTTTCGGGCGGCGACATCACGCACGCCATTCCCGACAATACGGGTTACATCACCGAGGGTCAGCTGTTCCTGCGCAACGACTCCGATACGGGCAAGGTCATCGTGGACCCGTTCCGTTCGCTGTCGCGTCTCAAGCAGCTGGTTATCGGCAAGAAGACCCGCGAGGACCATCCGCAGGTGATGAACGCCTGCGTGCGTCTGTATGCCGATGCCGCCAACGCCAAGACCAAGCTCGAAAACGGTTTCGACCTCTCGGATTACGACGAACGTACGCTGAAATTCGCGTTCGACTATTCGGAGAAACTGCTCTCGATCGACGTCAATATCGGCATCACCGAGATGCTCGACACGGCGTGGGGACTCTTTGCGAAGTACTTCTCCAAGGAGGAGGTCGCTATCAAGGAGGAACTCATCAAAAAGTACTGGAAAGAAGCGTAA
- a CDS encoding V-type ATP synthase subunit D: MAIKFQYNKTSLGDLGKQLKMRQKALPTIKSKESALRSEVKKAKDSAGDYRRRLDRLKAEYDYMVSLWGEFDCDLLRIADVELSVQKIAGVRTPVLQDVKFEVKPYDLFSSPVWFADGVDILKRMAQLGIEFEVYNRKMELLDYARRKTTQKVNLYEKVQIPGYEDAIRKIKRFMEDEENLSKSAQKIVKTKQQQAGEGATL; encoded by the coding sequence ATGGCAATCAAATTTCAATATAACAAGACCTCGCTCGGCGACCTCGGCAAGCAGCTGAAAATGCGGCAGAAGGCGCTCCCTACGATCAAAAGTAAGGAGTCGGCCCTGCGCTCCGAGGTGAAGAAGGCGAAGGACTCCGCAGGCGATTACCGCCGTCGGCTCGACCGGCTCAAGGCCGAGTACGACTACATGGTGTCGCTATGGGGAGAGTTTGATTGTGACCTCCTGCGTATCGCCGATGTGGAACTTTCGGTACAGAAAATCGCAGGTGTGCGTACGCCGGTCCTGCAGGACGTGAAATTCGAGGTGAAACCCTACGATCTTTTCTCGTCGCCCGTCTGGTTCGCCGACGGAGTCGATATTCTGAAGCGCATGGCGCAGCTGGGTATCGAGTTCGAGGTCTACAACCGCAAGATGGAGCTGCTGGACTATGCACGCCGTAAAACCACTCAGAAGGTGAACTTGTATGAAAAGGTGCAGATACCCGGATACGAGGACGCCATACGTAAGATCAAACGCTTCATGGAGGACGAGGAGAACCTCTCCAAGTCGGCCCAGAAGATCGTGAAAACCAAACAGCAGCAGGCCGGGGAGGGCGCGACGTTATGA
- a CDS encoding V-type ATP synthase subunit A, with protein sequence MKTTGRVNGIISNIVIVKADGAVGQNEICYVYAGDTKMMAEVIKVVGDSAYVQVFDSTRGLKIGDKVEFEGHMLEVTLAPGLLSRNYDGLQNDLEKMDGLFIERGSITDPIDFDAEWEFAPLAKAGDKVTAASWLGEVKEQWVSHKIMVPFTMAGNYTVKSVAAAGKYKVTDTIAVLTDEEGREHAVTMVQKWPVKQAVRCYVEKPRPSRMMETGVRAIDTFNPMAEGGTGFIPGPFGAGKTVLQHAISKQADADIIIMVACGERANEVVEIFKEFPELVDPHTGRKLMERTIIICNTSNMPVAAREASVYTGMAIGEYYRSMGLKVLVMADSTSRWAQALREMSNRLEELPGQDAFPMDLSAIISNFYSRAGLVKLNNGQTGSVTFLGTVSPAGGNLKEPVTESTKKAARCFYALSQGRADSKRYPAIDPLESYSKYLEYPEIREYLDEHIEKDWVDLVYAGKTLVQRGKEANDQINILGDDGVPVEYHERFWKSELLDFVILQQDAFDDIDANCPLERQKMMYKMVLDICRKDFAFADFEECSQFFKGLINLFRQMNYSEWQSEKFEGYRKQIEEYVSEKIK encoded by the coding sequence ATGAAAACTACAGGACGTGTAAATGGTATCATCTCCAACATCGTCATCGTCAAGGCCGACGGAGCAGTAGGCCAGAACGAGATCTGCTATGTCTATGCGGGAGATACCAAGATGATGGCCGAGGTCATCAAGGTCGTAGGCGACAGCGCCTATGTCCAAGTTTTTGACAGCACCCGCGGACTCAAGATCGGCGACAAGGTCGAGTTCGAGGGACATATGCTCGAAGTGACGCTCGCGCCGGGACTTTTGTCGCGCAACTACGACGGTCTGCAGAACGACCTCGAAAAGATGGACGGGCTGTTCATCGAGCGCGGTTCGATCACCGATCCGATCGACTTCGACGCCGAGTGGGAATTCGCTCCGCTGGCCAAGGCGGGCGACAAGGTGACCGCCGCGTCGTGGCTGGGCGAAGTCAAGGAGCAGTGGGTGAGCCATAAGATCATGGTGCCCTTCACCATGGCCGGCAACTATACGGTCAAGAGCGTGGCGGCGGCCGGGAAATACAAGGTGACGGACACGATCGCCGTCCTGACCGACGAGGAGGGCCGCGAACATGCGGTCACGATGGTTCAGAAATGGCCCGTGAAGCAGGCCGTGCGCTGCTACGTCGAGAAGCCGCGTCCGTCGCGCATGATGGAGACGGGCGTTCGCGCCATCGACACCTTCAATCCGATGGCCGAAGGCGGTACGGGCTTCATCCCCGGACCTTTCGGCGCCGGCAAGACCGTGCTCCAGCACGCCATTTCCAAGCAGGCCGACGCCGACATCATCATCATGGTGGCCTGCGGCGAGCGCGCCAACGAGGTGGTCGAAATCTTCAAGGAGTTCCCCGAACTGGTCGATCCCCATACGGGCCGCAAGCTCATGGAGCGTACGATCATCATCTGCAATACGTCGAACATGCCCGTTGCGGCGCGCGAGGCGTCGGTCTATACCGGCATGGCCATCGGCGAATACTACCGCTCGATGGGACTCAAGGTGCTGGTGATGGCCGACTCGACTTCGCGCTGGGCGCAGGCGCTGCGCGAGATGTCGAACCGTCTGGAGGAGCTGCCCGGTCAGGACGCCTTCCCGATGGACCTTTCGGCGATCATCTCCAACTTCTATTCGCGCGCCGGTCTGGTCAAACTGAACAACGGCCAGACGGGTTCCGTAACCTTCCTCGGCACGGTGTCGCCTGCGGGCGGTAACCTCAAGGAGCCGGTGACCGAATCGACCAAGAAGGCCGCGCGCTGCTTCTATGCGCTTTCGCAGGGCCGCGCCGACTCGAAGCGTTACCCGGCCATCGACCCGCTGGAATCCTATTCGAAATACCTCGAATATCCCGAAATCCGCGAATACCTCGACGAGCATATCGAAAAGGACTGGGTGGACCTCGTCTATGCCGGCAAGACCCTCGTGCAGCGCGGCAAGGAGGCCAACGACCAGATCAACATTCTCGGCGACGACGGCGTTCCGGTCGAGTATCACGAACGTTTCTGGAAATCGGAGCTGCTCGACTTCGTGATCCTGCAGCAGGACGCTTTCGACGACATCGACGCCAACTGTCCGCTCGAACGTCAGAAGATGATGTATAAAATGGTGCTCGACATCTGCCGGAAGGATTTCGCTTTCGCCGATTTCGAGGAGTGCTCGCAGTTCTTCAAGGGCCTTATCAACCTCTTCCGTCAGATGAACTACTCGGAGTGGCAGTCGGAGAAGTTCGAAGGCTACCGCAAGCAGATCGAGGAGTATGTGAGTGAAAAAATCAAATAA